Genomic DNA from Chelonia mydas isolate rCheMyd1 chromosome 6, rCheMyd1.pri.v2, whole genome shotgun sequence:
AACATTTGCCCCATAGACCCAGGTCCCAGCCTGAGAGACCTTCAGGGCCAGAAGGAACTCCTTGCTCCCAGCATCCTTCTCCCAGCCTTGGAGCTGGGATCCCCTAGGCATGGAGGAGCAGCTGGATTGGGCAGCCTATGGTGAGAACCAGACGGGAGACTGTGAGTATGAGGAATGGAGTCCGTCCCTGGTGCTCCTCCCCACCATCTATCTGCTGGTTTTCCTACTGGGCACAACAGGCAACGGCTTGGTGCTGTGGACCATCTTCCGGGGAGGGCAGGAGAAGCGGCGCTCAGCCGACACCTTCATCGCCAACCTAGCCATGGCTGATCTGACCTTTGTAGTGACCCTGCCACTTTGGGCTGCCTATGCCTGGCTGGGCTACCACTGGCCTTTTGGCTCCTTCACCTGTAAGCTCAGCAGCTACCTGATCTTTGTCAACATGCACGCCAGCGTCTTCTGCCTGATGGGCCTCAGCATTGATCGCTACTTGGCCATTGTGCGGCCAATGGCTAATGCTAAGCTGAGGTGGAGGGCCAGCGGGCTGGTGGCCACCATTGCCCTCTGGGCCTTGGCGGCCATTTTGGCCTTGCCAGCCATGATCCTCCGGCAGGCAGCAGTGCTATTGGGAGAAACCAAGGTGACGTGCTACATGGACTACTCGGGCTTGGTGGCCAATGGGACCGAGGGGGcatgggaggtggggctgggcctgTCCTCCACCATGCTGGGCTTTGTGGTCCCCTTTGTCGTCATGCTGACCTGCTACTTCTTCATCGCCCGCACCATCGCTGACCACTTCCGGAAGGAGCGCAGCgaggagctgaggaagaggaaGCGGCTGCTGAGCATCATCATCGTGCTGGTGGCCACCTTTGCCCTCTGTTGGCTACCCTACCACCTGGTGAAGACCATCTACGTGCTGATGGACCTGGAGGTGATGCCCTGGTCCTGCGGCTTCCATGCCTTCCTCAGTAACTTGCACCCCTACTGCACCTGTGTGGCCTACATCAACAGCTGCCTTAACCCCTTCCTCTATGCCTTCTTTGACCCTCGTTTCCGGCAGGCCTGTGCTGCTGTCctgtgctgcagcagggggcgctggccAGGGTCCGGCAAGGGCAAGTCAGCCAGCTACTCCTCCAGCCACAGTCAGAACCtgcaggggaagggtggggagctgccacgGGAGAAACTGGGTCCAGGCAGGCAGGAGACTCTGCTCCGAGGCTAAGAAAAGGGGGATGACATGGACCAGCCTCTGGGGACGTCAGATAGAGTGAGTCCTCCTCTGCTGTCACTCTGTCTTTCATTGTTTCTCTCACTCCTTCTTTCATActgtcttttctctctccatcACTCCATCAGTGATGGAGAGAGAAAAGTGTCTTTCACCCTTCACTATCTCTTCGatttctccttcttctcttcctccagctCTCTCTCGGTTTTGCTTCTCCCTTGTTGCAGGCCTTATGTGGATAAGGCATTTCCAAGGCCTGTGGCTACCCTGTAGAACCTCAGCATGACCCTTTCAGGCACGGACTGTGCGctaggggcatgtctacactgcggcTGGGAGAAGCCTCCCAGACCTACCCAGGCCGCCATCCACTCTGCAATGGCcacacattgctatttttagcgcgCTAGCTAAGCAGACCTAGCGCTTGTCCATCTCCCcagctgccgtgtagacataccctaaagcagCAGTTCTTAACCAGGGGTCCGAGggttcagggggtccgccaagcaggaccagcattagactctctggggcccagggcagaaagccaaagccccactgatcCAAGCCCTGCCAACCGGGCctcaagctgaagcctgagcaacttagattcacagggccccctgtggccTGAGGCCCTGGATCATTGACCTACTTGCTACCCACTAATGCCAAcctggcttttacatgcagaaaaacagctgtggcacaggtgggccgtggagtttttatagcacatTAGGGGAgccacagaaagaaaaaggttgagaacaccTGCTCTAAAGGGCTCATGGCCTGGAGGCAGATGGCCCCAGGGACGAGGGCTTTCTGCATTCCCGGCCTTtgccccgcacacacacacacacacagggctggcaGTGGCCAGCGCTGGTCACTGGCTGGGCATTGGGGGTGTGGTGttagtttttttggggggggctggaagaccccccccaaaaaaccacccCCTAACATACATAGCCCGCCCTCCCCGCTGTAGCCTAATCTGCACAGTGTCTTATGGCTGGAGGGAACagttggctgctgctgctgctgcctctcctgaGACATTGGCTCCTGTCCCCCTGAAAATTCACTCTACCCTTTGTCTGCTGTGGTAGGGTGAGGGTCCCCCTCTGTCTTAATGCCTCGGTCAACACCCAGACCCACAAGGTGTTGGGAGCAATTCTTCCCCCGGCTGGGTGGGGCCTGTGAGGAAGCTGTTAGCCGtgggattcccccccacccaggcACATACATCCCTGTACTGAGAGCCACCCTCCGCTCACCCAGCCCTCCCTCCTTTacatcccccacccacccaggatCTCCCACTGGGCTGTTTTGTCTGGGGGTGAGTGTGCACCCCAGAGCCACACCAGGCTCTGTTGGGGGGGGGTAGAAGGGCGGGGGAAGGCGTGTGTGTCCCACTTCAGCCATGATGTGGGAGGAAAAGGAAATCATCTCACAACGGAGGAAaaagaggggatggggggcaggagggtccccCCGATTTCGAAATCcaagctgctgctcccccatggTCCTGTGTTTATTCACCTTCTCGCCTTCACCCACATGGGAAAAAAAGACCGTGAGGAGGTGAACGGGGGTCACGGTTCACATGTCACCGTCTCCCCCCTGCTCAGATGGCCTCAGCCACAACTCCAGAGCAGCTCAGAGGACGCGCATGCAGGGATCTGCCCCCGCACAGCCTAGCTCCTTGAAGGAGGGGCTTTGGTTTGATTGCAGAGGGGgtctatatagatatatattactCTTGCTTCTTAACCAATCCCTGATAATAATACTTGGCCCTTCTGATCAGCAGATTGCAAAGTGCTTCCCAACGTAGGTTAGTACCAGgtcgggaaactgaggcacagcacaaggacgtgacttgcccagaatCACCTAACAGGCCAGATGCAGGAATAGCTCTACTCGCTGCCCATGCCCTGAGTCTGATGGACTATGGGAGAAGCTGTGTAAGAAGGGCATTGTAGGGAGCAAGGGGTGGGCAGTTTTGCTATTCAGACTGGGGTGTGGCAGGTGAGGGGCCAGCAGGTCACTGGGCTACATCTCTTGCCATGTGTCCCTTTTCTGGGTGAGGGGCTGAAGGGCTAGGGAAGTGAACAGAAGGGCCAAGTCAGCTAGCGACCAATGATTgcagaggagcaggaggtggAACAGCAATAGGAAAGCTCTGAGGTTGCAGCCACTCCCATAGGTGCTGTGGATTTTTTAGGCTTCCCTACCTTACCCACCCTGCCTCTGAAGACCATGCTAGAATAAAGCCTGGGGCTGATGTGCTGTGGCCACATCCCCCTTCACCCATAAGGGCTCTGGAGGGACTCTAGGCAAATAAGAGCAGTCCCTGACCCGACCCAGCCCTTGGGGGAATGGTGAAGACTCTTGGCTTGCTACGGATCCACTGAGGCTGGAGAAGGGGCCCCAGGGAGGGTGGGTAGCTCCATTTGAACTAGAGCCTGGGTAAAAACAGCCCATCCACAGCGTTTTCTCCATTGGGACACGGCTTCCACAGTCTGGAAGACCACAGAGCCCACAGGCAACCTGTATTTCCAAGTGGACATCTGGCAACAGAAGAGAGGCCACGATCCCCTGGCGAGATCTCCAGGCCAAATATTGTTCTGGGTTGACTTGAGAGCAGCCTGCCAGCTTGTGGGGGCATCTCTGAGATTCTGGCCCCCGCAAGGGCTGCTCCATCAGAACTCTGAACAATGGGGTGCTGCTCAGACTATGGGGTCGCTGCTGAGATGGGGGCTGCCTCTTGTCATGCCTATGCAATGGGCAGTTGTTGTGTATGATGAATAAATGGGCCTTGACTAAATGCCTCTTGTCAGGTGAGCTCAGTAACTGCCCTGGGGGAAGTTAATGGAGATCCTGGTTAGGTGTGTGTGATCAaagggttgggggagggataggggagagaggtggggaaagggggcagagatggggaagggattAAAGGAGGTAGGGAGCGGGGAAGAGACcacaggggagaggggagcagagatggtggagggggcagagatgggggaatGACCGTGGTGAAGGTGGGGGATAATGGACACAGAGTGGAAAgaaagggtggggaggagagacaaggggaaggagacagctggatgggggtatgtgtgtgtcagCACCGTTGTTTAATCTCTCCTGCCACATCCCTTCAAAGCCAGATGGCTCCTTGAATTTACAACaggagcaaacagctgttcaGGAGCTGCTGTTGGGTGGAGCTGCTAAATGAAGACCAGACGTGGAGGCCTAATGGCCAGACGtggaggctgggggcggggggcagggagagagcagaaGGCCCTGCCTGGTCAATCGACCCCCAAAACATGTGTGGGTTAAAGTGCCCCTTATCTGCTCAGGGGTTGGGGGCACATGGAGAGGGGGATACAGGCTGGGATGGGATTGTGGGCAGAGTCACTGGTGTACTCCCAGAAGAAGCCAGATCCTGGGCCATTTTTCTGACCAGAACCAGTTGCTTGTCCAGACCTGCTGGAGAATCCTTGGGACAAAGAAGAAGCGGCTTTCCCTTGTGGTGGGAAAGGGACAGAATCAGCCTGCAGGGGCACAAAGCTCCAGAGGGGACCACTCGTCTGTGCAGTAAATGAGGTATTTGTGGGCAGGTGGAtgtcaatgtgtgtgtgttggttccGACTTCTGAGCAGGCACTGTGTCTATGTGTGAGTGTCTACTGTGTGCATGCATTTTGGTATACATGTATGTTGGTGTCTGCTTCTGTATGTCTACGTGCATTTATGTTGGTGTACATGTGTGTTGATGTATATGTGTGTTGGTCTCTGGTTCTCTGTGGGTGTGTCTGTCCATGCATGTTGGCTTACATGTATGTTGGTGTACATTTGTCTTGGTGAATGTGTGAATGCTCTTATCTCTGTAGCAGTGTGCAGGCATTTGCCTACGCATGTTTGTGCATCTGTGAGCTTGTGCCTTCATGTCTGTGTCTGAGGGCATACCTGCACACAAGTGCCTGTAGCATGTAGGTcagcatgtgcgtgtgtgtgagtggCGGCTGCCCACATGGGATGTTAAACCAGGGGCCTCCAGAGCTAAAatcatgagctgctccagcctcaGCAAAAGAACCAAATCTCTTTATCTGGGAGATGTAACAACTCAGGCTTTTCACAGATTGGCACAACAGAGGACCTGTAAGACACCCTCCCCAGTGGGATGCATGGGAACTGTTTCTCCTGGTGTgttggcctgtgtgtgtgtgcgtgctgaTCGGCCTGTGTTTCCATGTGTCAGCTTGCATGTGTCCCCTCTGTGTCAATCTGCCCATGTGCAGGTACACAACCATTCTGTCTAGCTCACGTGGGGAGAAGCGTGTCTGTGTCTGCATGTGGAAATGCACATGGCCAGAGCTTGCCTTTTGTTTGTGTTCATTCAAGAGGGTGACtggatagcaagtatgaaaaatcggacAGAATGTTGGGGCTAATAGGCACCTCtataagaaaaatccccaaatatcgggactgtccctataaaatcaggacatctggtcaccctagttcatGCATGTCtgcgtgggtgtgtgtgtggggagggtgccCGCAGATCTGTCATTCTGCTCCCTGGGATTTGCCTACCTATACAACAGCCTGTCAGTGTGTTCCCTCCAATCACAGCTGTGGCATTGCCTTAGGATACTGACCCCAAGGAGCATCAACACTCACCACTGGGGTTCTTTGCAAAACAAAAGTTCGTCTGCAAGCGGATCCACACATCACCCCCAGCTTTTACCAGAGTTTTCAGAGACTGCTCACAGGTATTCAATCCCAACCCACAAATAATGGCAAGAAAGCACCCTCTGACTGGGGTCCAAATGACTTGGATTCTTTCTGTCAAAGCTCAGCTAATGCAT
This window encodes:
- the APLNR gene encoding apelin receptor codes for the protein MEEQLDWAAYGENQTGDCEYEEWSPSLVLLPTIYLLVFLLGTTGNGLVLWTIFRGGQEKRRSADTFIANLAMADLTFVVTLPLWAAYAWLGYHWPFGSFTCKLSSYLIFVNMHASVFCLMGLSIDRYLAIVRPMANAKLRWRASGLVATIALWALAAILALPAMILRQAAVLLGETKVTCYMDYSGLVANGTEGAWEVGLGLSSTMLGFVVPFVVMLTCYFFIARTIADHFRKERSEELRKRKRLLSIIIVLVATFALCWLPYHLVKTIYVLMDLEVMPWSCGFHAFLSNLHPYCTCVAYINSCLNPFLYAFFDPRFRQACAAVLCCSRGRWPGSGKGKSASYSSSHSQNLQGKGGELPREKLGPGRQETLLRG